One part of the Bradyrhizobium sp. CB1650 genome encodes these proteins:
- a CDS encoding TMEM175 family protein encodes MTELKPDQFEMRRLESLSNTIFGVAMTLLAYDLPKAAVLTSAPGWSELYQAYSGKFAGFALSFMIAGVFWISHHRRLARQPVGSRGMVILNLFFLLSIVLLPVTNGLYTNYGTSSAVAVLYGLDLAAIAGLNAWLWWTILGGWRREIMASLFPLLVFVPGTIVAAVAPRAAPFVWFIAFGGLLIQRFYTAPADQDP; translated from the coding sequence ATGACCGAGCTCAAGCCTGACCAGTTCGAGATGCGGCGGCTGGAGTCGCTCAGCAACACCATTTTCGGTGTCGCCATGACGCTCTTGGCCTATGACCTGCCCAAGGCTGCGGTGTTGACCAGCGCGCCGGGCTGGAGCGAGCTCTACCAAGCCTATTCCGGCAAGTTCGCCGGCTTCGCGCTCAGCTTCATGATCGCCGGCGTGTTCTGGATCAGCCATCACCGGCGGCTCGCGCGCCAGCCCGTCGGCAGCCGCGGCATGGTGATCCTCAATCTATTCTTCCTGCTCTCGATCGTGCTGCTGCCGGTGACCAACGGCCTCTACACCAACTACGGCACGAGCAGCGCGGTCGCCGTGCTCTACGGACTGGATCTGGCCGCGATCGCCGGCCTCAATGCCTGGCTGTGGTGGACGATATTGGGCGGCTGGCGCCGTGAAATCATGGCCTCGCTGTTTCCGCTGCTCGTGTTCGTGCCTGGTACGATCGTCGCGGCGGTCGCGCCGCGTGCCGCGCCGTTCGTGTGGTTCATCGCTTTCGGCGGGCTGCTGATCCAGCGCTTCTATACCGCACCGGCGGACCAGGATCCTTAA
- a CDS encoding GIY-YIG nuclease family protein encodes MFYVYILRSKSDPDRYYVGLTSDLRARLKKHNAGEVSHTSKFMPWELKRYVAFSDEQQAVAFEKYLKSASGRAFAKKRL; translated from the coding sequence ATGTTCTATGTGTACATTCTCAGGAGCAAGAGCGATCCTGATCGCTACTATGTCGGTCTCACGTCCGATCTTCGTGCCCGCCTCAAAAAGCACAACGCTGGTGAAGTCTCTCACACATCAAAGTTCATGCCGTGGGAGCTCAAGAGGTATGTCGCGTTCTCGGACGAGCAGCAGGCCGTCGCCTTTGAGAAATATTTGAAGTCAGCATCCGGCCGCGCATTTGCTAAGAAGCGACTGTAA
- a CDS encoding YciI family protein: protein MLYAILAYHVEDEVLSWTPDEDATVMTNLSAVQAPLRAKGHFGPAARLDETRKARTLRGPGAGIVLDGPFAETKEQLLGLYIMEFDGEDGAIAAARELRKANPSAVYEIRPIKLFLPADGFGATPG, encoded by the coding sequence ATGCTCTACGCCATCCTGGCCTATCATGTGGAAGACGAGGTCCTATCCTGGACACCGGATGAGGACGCAACCGTCATGACCAATTTGAGCGCCGTCCAGGCGCCGTTGCGGGCCAAGGGCCATTTCGGGCCGGCCGCCCGGCTCGACGAGACCCGCAAGGCCCGCACGCTGCGCGGGCCCGGCGCGGGAATCGTGCTCGACGGGCCCTTCGCCGAAACCAAGGAGCAGCTCCTCGGCTTGTACATCATGGAGTTCGACGGCGAGGACGGCGCGATCGCCGCGGCGCGCGAGCTGCGCAAGGCCAATCCGAGCGCGGTCTACGAGATCCGCCCGATCAAGCTTTTCCTGCCCGCCGATGGGTTCGGCGCGACGCCAGGGTGA
- a CDS encoding 3-keto-5-aminohexanoate cleavage protein codes for MNPVVVAVAITGSVPRKKDNPAVPIVPSEQIESTHEAFEAGATLAHIHVRNDDETPSSDPRRFAEVQEGIRKHCPGMIVQFSTGGRGRDPSARGSALYLKPDMASLSTGSVNFPTIVYENSAALVEQLATGMKAGGIRPEIEIFDLSHLHGARRLIEAGLIDEHPHVQFVMGVKNAMPADEHVLDILLGELKRLMPKSTWTAAGIGRHQAEVMGWALSRGADAVRTGLEDNIRIDRDRLAGSNAELVTLACEAVARHGRRVATPAEARSALRIGG; via the coding sequence ATGAACCCTGTTGTTGTTGCCGTCGCGATCACCGGTTCCGTTCCGCGCAAGAAAGACAATCCCGCAGTGCCGATCGTGCCGTCCGAGCAGATCGAGTCGACGCACGAGGCCTTCGAGGCCGGCGCGACCCTCGCGCATATTCACGTTCGAAACGACGACGAAACGCCATCCTCCGATCCCCGGCGTTTTGCCGAGGTGCAGGAGGGTATCAGGAAGCATTGTCCGGGCATGATCGTTCAGTTCTCGACCGGAGGGCGCGGCCGCGATCCGTCGGCGCGCGGGTCGGCGCTCTATCTGAAGCCCGACATGGCTTCTCTGTCGACCGGATCGGTGAACTTTCCGACCATTGTCTACGAAAACAGCGCCGCCCTGGTCGAGCAGCTCGCCACCGGCATGAAGGCAGGCGGCATCCGTCCCGAAATCGAGATCTTCGATCTGTCGCACCTGCATGGCGCCCGCCGCCTGATCGAGGCGGGACTGATCGACGAGCATCCCCACGTGCAGTTCGTGATGGGCGTCAAGAACGCGATGCCGGCGGACGAGCATGTCCTCGACATTCTTCTGGGGGAGCTCAAGCGGCTGATGCCGAAATCGACCTGGACCGCGGCAGGGATCGGGCGCCACCAAGCCGAAGTCATGGGTTGGGCGTTGTCGCGGGGAGCCGATGCGGTTCGCACCGGGCTCGAGGACAATATCAGGATCGACAGGGATCGCCTGGCCGGAAGCAACGCGGAGCTCGTGACCCTCGCTTGCGAGGCGGTCGCGCGCCACGGTCGCCGCGTCGCCACCCCGGCCGAGGCGCGATCGGCGCTCAGGATTGGAGGGTAG
- a CDS encoding AIPR family protein, whose product MRLYALFYERRKGEYRELKKPVDQIVSIPSLARAVMAILLQQPNNAYATPGRVLKSDYGKIFNEKYNRDMYVTCILLQRQVDKDLASYGDDVKSATSIFRYFVSMVSACLILKKAALATRRAVLFGRISRPSQRSSTLALFT is encoded by the coding sequence TTGCGCCTTTATGCACTGTTTTACGAGCGCCGTAAGGGGGAATACAGGGAGCTAAAGAAGCCTGTTGATCAGATTGTAAGCATTCCATCACTTGCGCGAGCCGTAATGGCGATACTGCTGCAACAACCCAACAACGCATACGCAACGCCGGGGCGCGTTCTCAAAAGCGACTATGGAAAGATCTTCAACGAGAAGTATAACCGAGATATGTATGTCACTTGCATCCTGCTTCAACGGCAAGTTGATAAGGACTTGGCGTCTTACGGCGACGACGTCAAATCAGCCACCTCAATATTCCGCTACTTCGTTTCGATGGTCTCAGCCTGCCTCATCTTGAAGAAGGCTGCCCTCGCTACTAGGCGTGCAGTGCTGTTCGGCAGGATTTCGCGTCCTTCGCAACGTTCATCCACTCTGGCCTTGTTCACTTGA
- a CDS encoding MFS transporter — MTTARAIHDIGQSKKAAASGWIGSALEYYDFFIYATAASLIFPQIFFPSDNPTVAIVASLATYGVGYVARPIGAFVLGHWGDTHGRKTVLIVCMFLMGISTMAVGILPTYQQVGILAPILLVILRLVQGFAVAGEISGASSMILEHAPFGRRGFYASFALQGVQAGQILAAAVFLPLAAYMPTEAFNSGGWRIPFLLSFFVIVAGYIIRREVEETPAFAREDERGETPRAPIVQAIKLNWQDMLRVVCMALMNVIPVVATIFGAAYAVQPAYGIGFAKDVYLWIPVLGNMLAVFVIPFVGNLSDKVGRKPPIIVGALCSGLLAFGYLYAISIKNVPLAILLSLLMWGVVYQGYNAIFPSFYPELFPTRTRVSAMAISQNIGTTITALLPALFATVAPPGSANIPLTVGAIVFGITVIAALAAVTARETYRIGIDDLGDPSAVPMPRADYERRRAETANGTAISPA, encoded by the coding sequence ATGACCACGGCTCGGGCGATCCACGACATCGGTCAGTCCAAGAAAGCTGCTGCGAGCGGCTGGATCGGATCGGCACTTGAATATTACGACTTCTTCATCTACGCGACGGCGGCATCGCTGATCTTCCCGCAAATCTTCTTCCCGTCGGACAATCCCACCGTTGCCATCGTCGCATCGCTGGCGACGTACGGTGTCGGATATGTGGCCCGGCCGATCGGTGCCTTCGTTCTCGGCCACTGGGGCGATACCCATGGCCGCAAGACCGTTCTCATCGTCTGCATGTTCCTGATGGGTATCTCGACGATGGCCGTCGGCATCCTGCCGACGTACCAACAGGTCGGCATCCTGGCGCCGATCCTCCTCGTCATCCTGCGTCTCGTGCAGGGCTTTGCCGTTGCCGGCGAAATCTCCGGCGCGAGCTCGATGATCCTGGAGCATGCGCCATTCGGACGGCGCGGATTCTATGCAAGCTTCGCGCTTCAGGGCGTGCAGGCCGGACAGATCCTTGCGGCGGCGGTCTTTCTGCCGCTGGCGGCCTATATGCCCACCGAAGCGTTCAATAGCGGGGGTTGGCGGATTCCCTTCCTGCTCAGCTTCTTCGTCATCGTCGCGGGCTACATCATTCGCCGCGAGGTCGAAGAGACCCCTGCCTTTGCCAGGGAAGATGAGCGGGGAGAAACCCCGCGGGCTCCGATCGTTCAGGCCATCAAGCTGAACTGGCAAGACATGCTCAGGGTTGTCTGCATGGCACTGATGAATGTCATTCCGGTCGTCGCGACGATCTTCGGCGCAGCCTATGCCGTCCAGCCTGCTTACGGCATCGGTTTCGCGAAAGACGTCTATCTGTGGATTCCGGTTCTCGGAAACATGCTGGCGGTGTTCGTCATTCCCTTCGTCGGCAATCTGTCCGACAAGGTCGGTCGCAAGCCTCCGATCATCGTCGGTGCGCTCTGCTCCGGCTTGCTCGCATTCGGCTACCTCTATGCAATCAGCATCAAGAATGTGCCACTGGCGATCCTGTTGTCACTCCTGATGTGGGGTGTCGTCTATCAGGGCTACAACGCGATCTTCCCGAGTTTCTATCCCGAGCTGTTTCCGACACGAACCAGGGTTTCGGCGATGGCCATCTCGCAGAACATTGGAACGACCATCACGGCGCTGCTTCCCGCCCTGTTTGCGACTGTGGCGCCTCCCGGCTCGGCCAACATCCCGCTCACGGTGGGAGCGATCGTCTTCGGCATCACGGTCATTGCAGCCCTCGCAGCCGTCACTGCCAGGGAAACGTACAGGATCGGCATTGACGATCTCGGCGATCCGAGTGCAGTTCCGATGCCAAGGGCGGACTATGAGCGCAGGCGTGCGGAGACCGCAAACGGGACTGCCATCTCGCCGGCATGA
- a CDS encoding iron-containing alcohol dehydrogenase: MNTLASPIELIQPETVAFGSGTVARVAQFAREKGAKRPLVIADAFNAARINLLGLPGDVVVFGEVKPEPDIPNLEKALAVAKTASPDLVVGFGGGSAMDLAKLVAVLGGGRQKLVDVVGPDKVAGRDVFLVQVPTTSGTGSEGGIRALVTDPATENKLAVQSRFMLADLAVVDPDLTMTVPPQVTAATGVDALAHCVEAFTSRKAHPAIDLYAIEGIRLVGRYLRRAVVDGSDREARAGLSLASLYGGLCLGPVNTTAGHAVAYPLGTRHHIAHGLACALIFPHTLAFNMPAVRDKTREVLKALGLEASDDPRAAFDATYRYCADLGVEMRLSALGVPRDGLATMATEAHAIRRLLDNNPRDLGKDEILAMYEAAF; this comes from the coding sequence ATGAACACCCTCGCCTCGCCCATCGAGCTCATTCAGCCCGAGACCGTCGCATTCGGCTCCGGAACGGTCGCGCGCGTGGCGCAGTTCGCGCGCGAGAAGGGCGCGAAGCGTCCGCTCGTCATCGCCGACGCCTTCAACGCCGCGCGTATCAACCTGCTCGGCCTGCCCGGAGACGTGGTCGTGTTCGGTGAGGTCAAGCCGGAGCCGGACATTCCGAACCTCGAGAAGGCGCTTGCCGTTGCGAAGACGGCCAGCCCTGATCTCGTGGTCGGCTTCGGCGGCGGCAGCGCCATGGACCTCGCCAAGCTCGTCGCCGTGCTCGGAGGCGGCCGGCAGAAGCTCGTCGATGTCGTCGGTCCCGACAAGGTCGCGGGCCGCGACGTGTTCCTGGTGCAGGTGCCGACCACGTCGGGCACCGGCAGCGAGGGCGGCATCCGTGCGCTGGTCACCGACCCCGCCACCGAGAACAAGCTTGCGGTGCAAAGCCGGTTCATGCTTGCCGATCTCGCCGTGGTCGATCCCGATCTCACCATGACCGTCCCGCCGCAGGTCACCGCGGCGACCGGTGTCGATGCGCTGGCGCATTGCGTCGAGGCCTTCACCAGCCGCAAGGCGCATCCGGCCATCGATCTCTATGCCATCGAAGGCATCCGCCTCGTCGGCCGCTATCTGCGCCGCGCCGTCGTGGACGGTTCGGATCGCGAGGCGCGCGCCGGCCTGTCGCTGGCCTCGCTCTATGGCGGCCTCTGTCTCGGTCCGGTGAATACCACGGCCGGGCACGCGGTCGCCTACCCGCTCGGCACGCGCCACCACATCGCCCACGGCCTCGCCTGCGCGCTGATCTTTCCGCACACGCTCGCCTTCAACATGCCGGCGGTGCGCGACAAGACGCGCGAGGTGCTGAAGGCGCTCGGGCTGGAGGCGAGCGACGATCCGCGCGCCGCTTTCGATGCCACCTACCGCTACTGCGCGGACCTCGGCGTCGAGATGCGACTCTCCGCGCTCGGCGTGCCGCGCGACGGCCTCGCGACGATGGCAACCGAAGCGCACGCCATTCGCCGCCTGCTCGACAACAATCCGCGCGATCTCGGCAAGGACGAGATACTTGCCATGTACGAAGCCGCGTTCTGA
- a CDS encoding ATP-dependent helicase: MRTYLDTLNAEQRRAVEHGVADGATVGGPLLVIAGAGSGKTNTLAHRVAHLIVAGADPRRILLMTFSRRAAAEMAGRVERIARKVLGENNAAIMRDALTWAGTFHGIGARLLREYAERIGVDPAFTIHDREDSADLMNLVRHERGLSKTESRFPAKGTCLSIYSRCVNAEMEIEKVLGQHYPWCAGWAAELKGLFAGYVDAKQAQHVLDYDDLLLYWSQMMSDALVAEEIGGRFDHVLVDEYQDTNRLQSSILLALKPDGRGLTVVGDDAQSIYSFRAATVRNILEFPQSFSPRAEMITLDRNYRSTQAVLSAANGVIGLARERFTKNLWTDRTSSQKPQLVTVHDEADQARYIVEEVLANREQGALLKHQAVLFRTSSHSGPLEIELTRRNIPFVKFGGLKFLDAAHVKDVLALLRFAENPRDRVAGFRILHLLPGIGPATAQRVLDQMAESTDPLHALGQLPVPPRTGADWTDFVRTVENLRYSEWPADLERVRLWYEPHLDRIHEDSETRRADLMQLEQIASGYASREKFLTELTLDPPDATSDQAGPPLRDEDYLILSTIHSAKGQEWKSVFVLNVVDGCMPSDLGAGTSAELEEERRLLYVAMTRAKDDLHLVVPQRFFTHGQAAKGDRHVYATRTRFIPESLVPLFERTAWPRAATGQARTAAQGPKIDIGARMRGMWR; this comes from the coding sequence GTGAGGACATATCTGGACACGCTCAATGCGGAGCAGCGCCGCGCCGTCGAGCATGGCGTGGCCGATGGTGCGACCGTGGGCGGTCCCCTGCTGGTCATTGCCGGCGCGGGCTCCGGCAAGACCAACACGCTGGCCCACCGCGTCGCGCATCTGATCGTCGCCGGCGCCGATCCGCGCCGCATCCTGCTGATGACGTTTTCGCGCCGCGCGGCGGCCGAGATGGCCGGCCGCGTGGAACGCATCGCCCGAAAAGTGCTGGGCGAGAACAACGCCGCGATCATGCGCGATGCGTTGACCTGGGCCGGCACCTTCCACGGCATCGGCGCGCGGCTCTTGCGGGAATATGCCGAACGGATCGGCGTCGATCCCGCCTTCACCATCCACGACCGCGAGGACTCCGCCGACCTGATGAATCTCGTGCGGCACGAGCGCGGCCTGTCGAAGACTGAGAGCCGCTTTCCGGCCAAGGGCACGTGCCTCTCGATCTACTCCCGCTGCGTCAATGCGGAGATGGAGATCGAGAAGGTGCTCGGCCAGCACTATCCCTGGTGCGCAGGCTGGGCGGCCGAGCTGAAGGGCCTGTTCGCAGGCTACGTCGACGCCAAGCAGGCCCAGCACGTGCTCGACTATGACGACCTCCTGCTCTACTGGTCGCAGATGATGAGCGATGCGCTGGTCGCCGAAGAAATCGGCGGCCGCTTCGATCACGTTCTGGTCGACGAATATCAGGACACCAACCGTCTGCAATCCTCGATCCTCTTGGCACTGAAGCCTGACGGCCGCGGGCTTACAGTTGTCGGCGACGACGCCCAGTCGATCTATTCGTTCCGCGCCGCGACCGTCCGCAACATCCTGGAGTTTCCACAGAGCTTCTCGCCCCGCGCGGAAATGATCACGCTCGACCGCAACTACCGCTCGACGCAGGCCGTGCTGTCGGCAGCCAACGGCGTCATTGGCCTGGCCCGCGAACGCTTCACCAAGAATCTCTGGACCGACCGCACGTCTTCGCAGAAGCCGCAGCTCGTGACCGTACATGACGAGGCCGACCAGGCCCGCTACATCGTCGAAGAGGTGCTGGCCAACCGCGAGCAAGGCGCTTTGCTCAAGCACCAGGCGGTCTTGTTCCGCACCTCCTCGCATTCCGGTCCGCTCGAGATCGAGCTGACCCGCCGCAACATTCCCTTCGTCAAGTTCGGCGGGCTGAAATTCCTCGACGCCGCGCACGTCAAGGACGTGCTGGCGCTGCTGCGCTTTGCCGAAAACCCGCGCGACCGCGTCGCAGGCTTTCGCATCCTGCATCTGTTACCGGGCATCGGCCCCGCGACCGCGCAGCGCGTGCTCGACCAGATGGCGGAGAGCACCGACCCGCTGCATGCACTCGGCCAGCTCCCGGTGCCGCCGCGCACCGGCGCGGACTGGACCGACTTCGTCCGCACGGTCGAAAACCTGCGCTATTCGGAATGGCCGGCGGATCTCGAGCGCGTGCGGCTCTGGTACGAGCCGCATCTCGATCGCATCCACGAGGATTCCGAAACCCGCCGCGCCGACCTCATGCAGCTCGAGCAGATCGCGAGCGGCTACGCCTCGCGCGAGAAATTTTTGACCGAACTCACGCTCGATCCGCCGGATGCGACCTCCGACCAGGCCGGCCCGCCCTTGCGCGACGAGGACTATCTGATCCTCTCCACCATCCACTCCGCCAAGGGCCAGGAGTGGAAATCGGTGTTCGTGCTCAACGTCGTGGACGGCTGCATGCCCTCCGATCTCGGCGCCGGCACCAGCGCCGAGCTCGAGGAGGAGCGCCGTCTGCTCTACGTCGCGATGACGCGCGCCAAGGACGACCTGCACCTCGTCGTGCCGCAGCGCTTCTTCACCCACGGCCAAGCCGCCAAGGGCGATCGCCACGTCTACGCCACGCGCACCCGCTTCATCCCGGAATCGCTGGTCCCGCTGTTCGAGCGCACCGCCTGGCCGCGCGCCGCCACAGGCCAGGCGCGCACCGCGGCACAAGGCCCGAAGATCGACATCGGCGCGCGGATGCGAGGGATGTGGCGGTAG
- a CDS encoding tripartite tricarboxylate transporter substrate binding protein, giving the protein MKRRAFLAAALCAMTTTIAPVQAQDNYPNKPVSVIVPFSAGGTADIFARMVSAHLQKTWGGTFVVENVGGAGSILGVTRLARAAPDGATIGLASTSALSINPTLYGEKLSYRPDKDLVPVAQISVVPNVLVVNPAKLKVKSVPELIAYLKANPNKVSFGSAGVGTSQHLAGELFQQMTGTQMVHVPYKGSSQMLTDLLSGQIDLAFDNVPLLLPQAKEGHLVMLATATPERAAFDPQLPAMSEFLPGFEAVAWHGFLVPAGTPKPIVDKLAEEIRKFMKQPETVQKMAELGAIAVAKDPQEFSAYIASETTRWKSVIEKAAIKLD; this is encoded by the coding sequence ATGAAACGCAGAGCTTTTCTGGCGGCGGCGCTATGCGCGATGACGACGACGATTGCACCGGTGCAGGCGCAGGACAACTATCCGAACAAGCCGGTTTCGGTCATCGTGCCGTTCTCCGCGGGCGGAACCGCCGACATCTTCGCGCGGATGGTGTCAGCTCACCTGCAAAAGACCTGGGGCGGCACGTTCGTGGTCGAGAATGTCGGCGGCGCCGGAAGCATTTTGGGCGTGACGCGGCTGGCGCGCGCGGCGCCCGACGGCGCGACGATCGGCCTTGCCAGCACCTCGGCGCTGTCGATCAACCCGACGCTCTATGGCGAGAAGCTGTCGTACCGGCCCGACAAGGACCTGGTACCGGTCGCGCAGATCAGCGTCGTGCCCAACGTGCTCGTGGTCAATCCGGCCAAGCTCAAGGTCAAATCGGTGCCGGAATTGATCGCCTATCTCAAGGCCAATCCGAACAAGGTCTCGTTCGGCTCGGCCGGCGTCGGCACCTCGCAGCATCTTGCCGGCGAACTGTTCCAGCAAATGACGGGAACACAGATGGTTCACGTGCCCTACAAGGGATCGAGCCAGATGCTGACCGATCTGCTCAGCGGACAGATCGACCTCGCCTTCGACAACGTGCCGCTGCTGCTGCCGCAGGCTAAGGAAGGACACCTCGTGATGCTAGCGACCGCGACGCCCGAGCGCGCCGCCTTCGATCCGCAGCTCCCCGCGATGAGCGAATTCCTGCCGGGCTTCGAGGCCGTGGCCTGGCACGGCTTCCTGGTGCCGGCCGGCACGCCGAAGCCGATCGTCGACAAGCTCGCGGAGGAAATCCGCAAGTTCATGAAGCAGCCGGAGACGGTGCAAAAGATGGCCGAACTCGGCGCCATCGCCGTGGCGAAGGACCCGCAGGAATTCTCTGCCTACATCGCGTCGGAAACGACGCGCTGGAAGAGCGTGATCGAGAAGGCTGCGATCAAGCTCGATTGA
- the rlmB gene encoding 23S rRNA (guanosine(2251)-2'-O)-methyltransferase RlmB encodes MKDRKFVPKGSRGGAKPFNRPGKSPGRPSWRDRDSHPDGPVILYGWHTVTMALQNPRRRIRKLTLTENAARRLAEENIETHVAPEIVRPQEIDRLLSPDAVHQGLLAEADPLPSPEIETLTQEGMVLVLDQITDPHNVGAILRSAAAFAVKAIVTTARHSPEATGVLAKAASGALELVPMITVQNLARALTALNERGFQTVGLDSQGSEDLSDVGLREPLALVLGAEGKGLRQLTRETCSVVARLDMPGEIKSLNVSNAAVLSLYVGASRLRLMKR; translated from the coding sequence ATGAAGGATCGAAAATTCGTCCCCAAGGGCTCCCGCGGTGGAGCCAAGCCCTTCAACAGGCCGGGAAAATCGCCTGGCCGGCCGAGTTGGCGCGATCGCGATTCGCACCCCGACGGACCCGTCATCCTCTATGGCTGGCACACCGTCACCATGGCGCTGCAAAACCCCCGCCGGCGGATCCGCAAGCTGACGCTGACCGAGAACGCCGCCAGGCGGCTCGCAGAGGAAAACATCGAGACCCACGTCGCGCCCGAGATCGTCCGGCCCCAGGAAATCGACCGCCTGCTGTCGCCCGACGCCGTGCACCAGGGCCTGCTGGCGGAGGCCGATCCCCTGCCCTCGCCTGAGATCGAGACCTTGACGCAGGAGGGCATGGTGCTGGTGCTCGACCAGATCACCGATCCCCACAATGTCGGCGCCATCCTGCGATCGGCGGCAGCCTTCGCGGTGAAGGCGATCGTTACCACCGCGCGTCACAGTCCGGAAGCAACCGGCGTGCTGGCGAAGGCCGCCTCCGGCGCGCTCGAGCTCGTGCCGATGATCACGGTGCAAAACCTCGCCCGCGCGCTCACCGCGCTGAACGAGCGCGGCTTCCAAACCGTCGGCCTCGACAGCCAGGGCAGTGAAGACTTGAGCGACGTCGGGCTGCGCGAGCCGCTTGCGCTCGTGCTCGGCGCGGAAGGCAAGGGCCTGCGGCAGTTGACGCGCGAGACCTGCAGCGTCGTGGCGCGGCTCGACATGCCCGGCGAGATCAAGAGCCTCAACGTTTCCAACGCCGCCGTGCTCTCACTCTATGTCGGCGCGAGCCGGCTCCGGCTGATGAAGCGGTAG
- a CDS encoding LLM class flavin-dependent oxidoreductase, with product MTAPLEFGLDTFGDVTRGASGAMLPHAQVIRNVVDEAVLADELGLDFIGLGEHHRADFAISSPETVLAAIAARTKRIHLGSAVTVLSSDDPIRVFQRFATLDALSNGRAEVILGRGSFTESFPLFGFDLRAYEALFEEKLDLFAALLSQKPVTWEGKLRPPLRDQLVYPPVANGQLKTWVGVGGSPQSVVRAAHYDLPLMLAIIGGDPTRFAPYVELYHRAFKEFGRPAKPIGVHSPGYVAETDAQAREELWPDYKAMRDRIGKERGWPPMGRDEFVSEAEHGSLYVGSPETVARKIAATAKALGIARFQFKYSAGPLPHDKLLRSIELYGRKVVPMVRDMMG from the coding sequence ATGACCGCACCGCTTGAATTCGGACTGGATACCTTTGGCGATGTCACCAGGGGCGCCTCCGGCGCCATGCTTCCGCACGCGCAGGTGATCCGCAACGTCGTTGACGAGGCGGTGCTGGCCGACGAACTCGGCCTCGACTTCATCGGCCTCGGCGAGCATCACCGCGCCGATTTCGCGATCTCTTCGCCTGAAACCGTGCTGGCCGCGATCGCGGCGCGCACCAAGCGCATCCATCTCGGCTCGGCCGTGACGGTGTTGAGCTCGGACGATCCCATCCGGGTCTTCCAGCGCTTTGCCACGCTCGACGCACTCTCCAACGGGCGCGCCGAGGTGATCCTCGGCCGCGGCTCGTTCACCGAATCCTTTCCCCTGTTCGGCTTTGATCTGCGGGCTTACGAGGCATTGTTCGAGGAAAAGCTCGACCTGTTCGCAGCGCTCTTGTCGCAGAAGCCCGTGACCTGGGAAGGCAAGCTGCGTCCGCCGTTGAGGGATCAGCTCGTCTATCCGCCGGTTGCGAACGGCCAGCTCAAGACCTGGGTCGGCGTCGGCGGCAGCCCGCAATCGGTGGTGCGCGCCGCGCATTACGACCTGCCCCTGATGCTGGCGATCATCGGCGGCGATCCGACACGCTTTGCGCCTTACGTCGAGCTCTATCACCGCGCCTTCAAGGAGTTCGGCCGCCCGGCAAAGCCGATCGGCGTGCACTCACCCGGCTATGTCGCCGAAACCGATGCACAGGCGCGCGAGGAGCTGTGGCCCGACTACAAGGCCATGCGCGACCGCATTGGCAAGGAGCGCGGCTGGCCGCCGATGGGCCGCGACGAGTTCGTGAGTGAGGCCGAGCACGGCTCGCTCTATGTCGGTTCGCCCGAGACCGTCGCGCGAAAGATCGCCGCGACCGCCAAGGCGCTCGGCATCGCGCGCTTTCAGTTCAAGTATTCAGCCGGGCCGCTGCCGCACGACAAGCTGCTGCGCAGCATCGAGCTCTACGGGCGCAAGGTAGTGCCGATGGTCAGGGACATGATGGGGTAG